The Cydia amplana chromosome 11, ilCydAmpl1.1, whole genome shotgun sequence genome includes a region encoding these proteins:
- the LOC134652153 gene encoding large ribosomal subunit protein mL52, with protein MSILIKRTSLHLPIALLSRSFSCTSALEIKQWRVSKGLPVNRNAEGILTDGPDYTFLDGRPTPLLHKQKLRMEKQQDYASRIVQLSSELDFAKERYQNIQKAKEEERQRILNNRLKPKGGALK; from the exons ATGAGTATCTTAATAAAAAGGACCTCATTGCATCTTCCAATTGCAC TGTTAAGTCGCAGTTTTAGCTGTACTTCTGCGCTGGAAATCAAGCAGTGGCGTGTCAGCAAAGGTCTGCCGGTGAATCGTAACGCGGAGGGCATACTTACCGACGGTCCGGATTACACTTTCTTGGATGGCCGTCCTACACCTTTGCTG CATAAGCAAAAGCTGCGCATGGAAAAACAACAAGATTATGCATCCCGGATAGTTCAGCTTAGCTCCGAATTGGACTTCGCTAAAGAGAGATACCAGAACATACAGAAAGCCAAAGAGGAAGAGAGACAGAGAATATTGAACAACAGGTTGAAACCAAAAGGAGGAGCATTGAAGTAg